From a region of the Erinaceus europaeus chromosome 14, mEriEur2.1, whole genome shotgun sequence genome:
- the LOC103109409 gene encoding large ribosomal subunit protein eL31-like, translating into SHSIPFLFRPGRKTLTKKGGEKEGCSAINEVVTRDYTINIHKHIHSVDFKNHAPRAHKEIRKFGIDTRLNKAVWVKGIRKVPYRIWVQLSRKCNEDEDSPNKLYIVVIYVPVITFKNLQTVNVDENYILIVN; encoded by the coding sequence TCTCATAGCATTCCTTTCCTGTTTAGGCCAGGCAGAAAGACTCTCACAAAGAAGGGCGGTGAGAAGGAGGGCTGCTCTGCCATCAACGAGGTGGTGACACGGGACTACACCATCAACATCCACAAGCACATCCACAGCGTGGACTTCAAGAACCATGCTCCTCGGGCACACAAAGAGATCCGGAAATTTGGTATTGACACCAGGCTCAACAAAGCTGTCTGGGTCAAAGGAATAAGGAAGGTCCCCTACCGCATCTGGGTACAATTGTCCAGAAAATGCAATGAGGATGAAGATTCACCAAACAAGCTgtatatagtggttatctatgtaCCTGTCATCACTTTCAAAAATCTACAGACAGTTAATGTGGATGAGAACTATATATTAATTGTCAATTAA